A single region of the Candidatus Paceibacter sp. genome encodes:
- a CDS encoding HEPN domain-containing protein yields MGECHQEWLKQADYDIKTAEIMFDNNRYFYTVFMCHLSTP; encoded by the coding sequence ATAGGTGAATGTCATCAAGAGTGGCTGAAACAGGCTGATTATGATATTAAAACAGCAGAAATAATGTTCGACAATAACCGATATTTTTACACAGTCTTTATGTGTCATTTATCCACACCGTAG
- the thyX gene encoding FAD-dependent thymidylate synthase produces MKSIKPSFIIESDVDGEIILKNIEKAGRTAYKTEDKITPDSARKFVKKILDMNHESVIEHYNITVRIICDRGITHEIVRHRMASYTQESTRYCNYSAGKFGGEITVINPCFWNSASEADKKKYEVWEKAMKEAEKAYLELINLGATPQEARNVLPNSLKTEIVVTMNLREWRHFFKLRTSNAAHPQIREVACPLLDQFKKRIPVIFDDIVY; encoded by the coding sequence ATGAAAAGTATAAAACCATCATTTATTATCGAAAGTGATGTTGATGGAGAAATAATTTTAAAGAATATCGAAAAGGCTGGCAGGACAGCTTATAAAACAGAAGATAAGATTACCCCTGATTCTGCAAGGAAGTTTGTTAAAAAAATTTTGGATATGAACCATGAATCGGTAATCGAACATTATAATATAACGGTACGTATAATATGTGATAGAGGTATAACCCACGAGATTGTCCGTCATAGAATGGCAAGTTACACCCAGGAGTCCACTCGGTATTGTAATTATTCAGCAGGCAAATTTGGTGGAGAAATTACTGTAATTAATCCGTGTTTTTGGAATTCTGCTAGTGAAGCAGATAAAAAGAAATATGAAGTATGGGAAAAGGCAATGAAGGAAGCTGAAAAAGCCTATCTTGAACTTATTAATTTGGGTGCTACCCCCCAAGAGGCAAGAAATGTTTTGCCTAATTCCTTAAAGACAGAAATAGTTGTCACAATGAATTTGCGAGAATGGCGACATTTCTTTAAACTCAGAACATCGAATGCTGCTCATCCACAAATAAGAGAAGTAGCCTGCCCTTTACTGGATCAATTCAAAAAGCGGATACCTGTAATATTCGACGACATAGTATATTGA